One region of Acidovorax sp. T1 genomic DNA includes:
- the guaD gene encoding guanine deaminase — MPVFRSALLRFADDGSALYEQDGLLAVGPDAQGRQRVLAAGAWSDLAPRFGDGPVEHLPGRIIAPGFVDMHIHFPQTDVIGSPAEGLLPWLENYTFPHEKRFAAPDYSAQVAQFFIAELLRNGVTTALAFATSHPASAEALFVQAQRHQMRLITGKVLQDRHSPDGVRDDTEQSLVDTEALIQRWHGVDRLGYAITPRFAPTSTPAQLRGAGELAARYSDVWIQSHVAENLDEIRWARELFPASRSYLSVYDDFGLLRERAVYAHCIHLGEADRALLRDTGAVAAISPTSNLFLGSGFFDYAEADRVGVGYGLASDVGGGTSFSPFHTMMAAYYVGREGQTKRGLSLSPAHLWWQHTAGAARALGLAGVVGNLQPGCEADFVVLNPQATPLLARRTAQADSLDELLFAMIVLGDDRLVENTVISQAKYGSCA; from the coding sequence ATGCCTGTATTTCGCTCCGCCCTTTTGCGCTTTGCCGACGATGGCTCGGCCCTGTATGAACAAGATGGCCTGCTGGCCGTGGGCCCGGATGCCCAGGGGCGCCAGCGGGTGCTGGCCGCGGGGGCCTGGTCTGACCTGGCGCCCCGCTTTGGCGACGGGCCGGTCGAGCACCTGCCGGGCCGCATCATTGCCCCCGGGTTTGTGGACATGCACATCCACTTTCCGCAGACCGACGTGATTGGCTCGCCGGCCGAAGGCCTGCTGCCCTGGCTGGAAAACTACACCTTTCCCCATGAAAAACGCTTCGCAGCGCCCGACTACAGTGCGCAAGTAGCTCAGTTTTTCATAGCAGAATTGCTGCGCAACGGCGTGACCACCGCGCTGGCGTTTGCCACCTCGCACCCCGCGTCGGCCGAGGCGTTGTTCGTTCAGGCGCAGCGCCACCAGATGCGCCTGATCACCGGCAAGGTGCTGCAGGACCGCCACTCGCCCGACGGCGTGCGCGACGACACCGAGCAGAGCCTGGTCGACACCGAGGCCCTCATCCAGCGCTGGCATGGCGTGGACCGCCTGGGCTATGCCATCACGCCACGCTTTGCGCCCACCAGCACGCCCGCGCAGCTGCGTGGCGCCGGGGAACTGGCGGCGCGCTACTCCGATGTGTGGATCCAGTCGCATGTGGCGGAGAACCTCGATGAAATCCGCTGGGCACGCGAGCTGTTTCCGGCATCGCGCAGCTACCTGTCGGTGTACGACGACTTCGGCCTTCTGCGCGAACGCGCCGTGTACGCCCACTGCATCCATCTGGGCGAAGCAGACCGCGCCCTGCTGCGCGACACCGGGGCGGTGGCGGCCATCAGCCCCACCAGCAACCTGTTTCTGGGCAGCGGCTTTTTCGACTATGCCGAGGCCGACCGCGTGGGCGTGGGCTACGGGCTGGCGAGCGACGTGGGTGGTGGCACCAGCTTCAGCCCGTTTCACACCATGATGGCGGCGTATTACGTGGGCCGCGAGGGTCAGACCAAGCGCGGCCTGAGCCTGTCGCCCGCGCACCTGTGGTGGCAGCACACGGCCGGTGCCGCCAGGGCGCTGGGCCTGGCCGGCGTGGTGGGCAATCTGCAGCCCGGTTGCGAGGCCGACTTTGTGGTGCTCAACCCCCAGGCCACGCCGCTGCTGGCGCGCCGCACGGCCCAGGCCGACAGCCTGGACGAGCTGCTGTTCGCCATGATCGTGCTGGGCGATGATCGGCTGGTGGAAAATACGGTAATTTCTCAAGCAAAATACGGCTCTTGCGCTTGA